A DNA window from Comamonas fluminis contains the following coding sequences:
- a CDS encoding ADP-ribosylglycohydrolase family protein: MTELDRCEGALLGLACGDAVGTTLEFRSRGSFAPLTDMVGGGPFSLQAGQWTDDTSMALCLAESLIVKQGCDPRDQMARYANWYQWGYWSSTGHCFDIGMATRAAIQEFLRSGNALAGSTDPQSAGNGSLMRLAPVALMYGADTQKVQDMAALSSRTTHAAPQCLDACRLFAVALSRALAGQSKQQVLDFSQLSFGSTDIAEIAQGSWRSKSRDEIQSSGYVVHSLEAALWCFAQHDSFEAAVLEAANLGDDADTTAAITGQIAGAFWGRSGIPAHWLQKLHQEAEIRQLAQALHGLKA, translated from the coding sequence ATGACTGAACTCGATCGCTGCGAGGGCGCGCTGCTGGGCCTGGCCTGCGGCGATGCCGTGGGCACAACGCTGGAATTTCGTTCACGCGGCAGCTTTGCGCCGCTGACCGATATGGTGGGTGGAGGCCCTTTTTCTCTTCAGGCTGGGCAATGGACCGATGACACTTCCATGGCCCTGTGCCTGGCCGAGAGCCTGATCGTCAAGCAAGGCTGCGACCCGAGGGACCAGATGGCACGCTATGCCAACTGGTATCAATGGGGCTACTGGAGTTCTACCGGCCACTGCTTTGATATTGGTATGGCCACCCGGGCGGCGATTCAGGAGTTTCTGCGCAGTGGCAATGCCCTGGCGGGCAGCACTGATCCGCAGAGTGCAGGCAACGGCTCTTTGATGCGGCTGGCGCCGGTTGCGCTGATGTATGGTGCTGATACGCAAAAAGTGCAGGACATGGCCGCGCTGAGTTCCCGCACCACGCATGCTGCGCCGCAGTGCCTTGATGCCTGCAGGCTGTTTGCGGTGGCCTTGAGCCGTGCGCTTGCCGGGCAGAGCAAGCAGCAGGTGCTGGATTTTTCACAGCTGTCGTTTGGTAGCACTGATATTGCTGAAATTGCACAGGGCAGTTGGCGAAGCAAAAGCCGCGATGAAATTCAAAGCAGCGGCTATGTGGTGCACAGCCTGGAGGCTGCGCTGTGGTGCTTTGCCCAGCACGACAGCTTTGAGGCTGCCGTGCTGGAAGCCGCCAACCTGGGCGACGACGCTGACACCACGGCCGCCATTACCGGTCAGATTGCGGGCGCATTCTGGGGGCGCAGTGGCATTCCTGCGCACTGGCTGCAGAAACTGCACCAGGAAGCAGAGATCAGGCAGCTGGCACAGGCGCTGCATGGGCTAAAGGCATAA
- a CDS encoding NADAR family protein, with protein sequence MNRDFEIRSVTDLLLQLDQGYRPRYFCFWGHQSEKDGTAGKGCLSQWFHAPFKVDGDTFPTAEHFMMAGKARLFGDEEARLRVLASPSPAAAKQVGRSVRNFDDGRWNAARFDIVVQGNVAKFGQNPAMRDFLLATGDRVLVEASPRDRIWGIGMGAANPEAEQPRKWRGQNLLGFALMVARAQLREKSEK encoded by the coding sequence ATGAATCGAGATTTTGAAATCCGATCCGTGACGGATCTTTTGCTGCAACTGGATCAGGGCTACCGCCCCCGTTATTTTTGCTTCTGGGGTCACCAGAGTGAAAAAGATGGCACGGCGGGCAAGGGCTGCCTGAGCCAGTGGTTTCACGCGCCGTTCAAGGTAGATGGCGACACATTCCCAACGGCCGAGCATTTCATGATGGCTGGCAAAGCCCGTTTGTTTGGCGACGAAGAAGCCCGCCTGCGCGTGCTGGCTTCTCCATCGCCAGCGGCAGCCAAGCAAGTGGGGCGCAGCGTGCGCAATTTTGATGATGGCCGCTGGAATGCCGCGCGTTTTGACATCGTGGTGCAGGGCAATGTGGCCAAGTTCGGTCAGAACCCCGCCATGCGCGATTTTCTTTTGGCCACGGGCGATCGTGTGCTGGTGGAGGCCAGCCCGCGCGACCGTATCTGGGGCATAGGCATGGGCGCAGCCAACCCCGAAGCCGAGCAGCCGCGCAAATGGCGTGGCCAGAATCTGCTGGGCTTTGCCTTGATGGTGGCGCGAGCACAACTGCGTGAAAAGAGCGAAAAATGA
- a CDS encoding RNA 2'-phosphotransferase, with protein MNNKNDNIIVTQSKFLSLVLRHSPQTIGLKLDSGGWAQTDELLACMARSGRRMSLAQLQAVVAGNSKQRFAFSEDGLRIRANQGHSIAVELELMPRLPPAELFHGTATRFLDAIFQQGLTRQSRHHVHLSASVETASAVGRRHGKLALLRVDAARMAADGHVFYQSDNGVWLTDAVPVTYLAKLGS; from the coding sequence ATGAATAACAAGAACGACAACATCATCGTCACCCAAAGCAAGTTTCTCAGCCTGGTGCTGCGCCACAGTCCGCAGACCATTGGGCTCAAGCTCGATAGCGGTGGCTGGGCGCAGACCGATGAATTGCTGGCCTGCATGGCGCGTTCAGGCCGCCGCATGAGCCTTGCCCAGTTGCAGGCTGTGGTAGCAGGCAATAGCAAGCAGCGCTTTGCTTTCAGTGAAGATGGCTTGCGCATTCGTGCCAATCAGGGGCATTCCATTGCCGTGGAGTTGGAGTTGATGCCCCGGCTGCCACCTGCCGAGCTTTTCCATGGCACGGCCACGCGCTTTCTGGATGCTATTTTTCAGCAGGGGCTGACGCGCCAGAGTCGCCACCATGTGCACCTCTCGGCAAGCGTTGAAACTGCCAGTGCCGTGGGGCGCCGTCATGGCAAGCTGGCTTTGCTGCGGGTGGATGCAGCGCGCATGGCTGCGGATGGCCATGTTTTTTACCAGTCCGATAACGGCGTGTGGCTTACCGATGCTGTTCCCGTGACCTATCTGGCAAAGCTGGGGTCATGA
- a CDS encoding HAD family hydrolase has protein sequence MSNSKLIALDADGVLLNYNLAYASAWERAFGQRPALRNPQAYWAIDRWGVETLQGADLDRFRACFDAQFWSSVPAISGAVQACEKLVSAGYELVCVSALKPEFAQARQANLRAHGFPIEQVIATSNAGSVECSPKAQALAQLKPVAFVDDFLPYFAGVDQAVHKAVHKALILREPDGSPNTGPGLQQMDSTHTNLAQFADWWLERPHQIENNDESRF, from the coding sequence ATGAGCAACTCAAAGCTGATAGCGCTGGACGCTGATGGCGTATTGCTGAACTACAACCTGGCCTATGCATCAGCGTGGGAGCGCGCCTTTGGTCAGCGCCCTGCGCTGCGCAATCCCCAAGCTTATTGGGCCATAGACCGCTGGGGCGTTGAAACCCTGCAAGGCGCGGATCTGGACAGGTTTCGGGCCTGCTTCGATGCGCAGTTCTGGTCCAGCGTTCCCGCGATAAGCGGGGCGGTGCAGGCCTGTGAAAAGCTGGTGTCTGCCGGGTATGAACTGGTTTGTGTCTCTGCACTCAAGCCGGAGTTTGCGCAGGCCCGTCAGGCGAATCTACGTGCGCATGGCTTCCCCATAGAGCAGGTTATTGCCACCAGCAATGCCGGTTCGGTGGAATGCAGCCCGAAAGCGCAGGCTTTGGCGCAACTGAAGCCCGTCGCCTTTGTGGATGATTTTTTGCCTTATTTCGCGGGTGTGGACCAGGCCGTGCACAAAGCAGTGCACAAGGCGCTGATCTTGCGCGAACCCGATGGCTCACCCAACACCGGCCCTGGCCTGCAACAGATGGACTCGACCCACACCAATCTGGCGCAGTTTGCCGACTGGTGGCTGGAGCGCCCTCACCAAATAGAGAACAACGATGAATCGAGATTTTGA